Proteins encoded within one genomic window of Rhododendron vialii isolate Sample 1 chromosome 1a, ASM3025357v1:
- the LOC131326854 gene encoding uncharacterized protein LOC131326854 — translation MTDEIIQKYALKGRVPSAFILYNNETIANLKDAGTLITNQTKRDIGEQWKNLSNEHRQKYKDLAELAKEELTKHKAVLPPKPKKKKIQNRISLKSIIRIVQKLSPDQRRAVQLIGLGGILELRCTALNHPLCNWLVHKFDPVSRSLTVHGQTFLLTDSHVHECLGINAQGNLIELEGNTSVEFSEVYTNLGMTNGVVQLKELREYLEKTEEVDDVFKRKFALYILGCFLCPTTKSGVTRSLINVVSDVAAMANQNWANLTLDFLCKGILDQRNKDHAQPSGCLFLLVVFYLDRVSPRPIVMPYVRKFPSLLAWGDSEIKSVLHRFDQIGGYDREGVVVHFTLEEKKSGNEGGMSQISTGDVTVMTNTLATIAGLLLRQNILMAKHFGSETPSKLQPQIGQEMDLNNVHLQGEFSALLAGVHACETSTPNLFQTPDPALNQSSKAVSTNPWLASHLSAETPSKLEPQTAQEMDPNHVRLEGVSSPLLTQVHTCQSSSPNLFKTLDHGSKIPSPLQPQTTQEMDLNQVHHSGESSPQLTGVHKSETSIPNQFKPPDPNQFDQYNMGTDTRKRRIQFEVDEILVLPSAISDFKSRGGLSRGTDTRKRKIQQDMDMAVCSPSPVKGFKSRGGLSRGRKKKLPNANYVPSFCVNDNVEVYDEPPRLRQPNELKKSQFQRSPFTKDGLKKRNPPNKQAQTQSTIIADQHQIVDNLDVNVPTFCGRYGKFKSLQFAGVQQLNLQTKPYFRETPDYARKSTSVPLNDLEKLFAAFIFDPCDPFTGDSYVHLKLFSIERFFATRSELCSLKPGAWILDTILNLVAVQMTNAERLLYPDKRHFMWYLPVTVSRQILDNPNLNDCDLKKLCGSYFGDTNFTADLSSCSMIYIPTNDRGSHWFCIKIDMGIHMVYIFDSKPATRSNLFRKKLTQRVLEGLHRALHFQYGEFYQVDVTKFNIANVEKQPLQHEEDGYDCGLFVIKFMQGFNFPSGVHKMDNTERPRLLLELCGDKNNRDALEVLKKFEAWKAEREVLAVHRKGSSGGAKEQLALVPRLWNAGYYHQKKIQLQLE, via the exons ATGCTTTGAAAGGAAGGGTGCCATCGGCCTTCATTCTATATAA CAATGAAACCATAGCCAATCTAAAAGATGCTGGTACCTTAATAACAAATCag ACGAAGAGGGACATTGGTGAGCAATGGAAAAACCTGTCGAACGAACACAGGCAAAAGTACAAAGATTTGGCTGAGTTGGCCAAAGAGGAACTCACCAAGCATAAAGCTGTACTTccgccaaaacccaaaaaa AAAAAGATACAGAACCGTATTTCCTTAAAGTCCATCATTCGAATAGTACAAAAGTTAAGCCCAGATCAACGTCGTGCTGTTCAGCTTATTGGGTTGGGTGGAATATTAGAATTGAGGTGTACGGCTCTTAACCATCCGCTATGTAATTGGTTGGTGCATAAATTTGATCCTGTTTCTCGTTCACTTACTGTTCATGGGCAGACATTCCTTCTCACTGATTCCCATGTTCATGAGTGCTTGGGCATTAATGCACAAGGCAACCTTATTGAGTTGGAGGGAAATACGTCGGTAGAATTTTCAGAAGTTTATACAAACCTTGGAATGACGAATGGGGTAGTCCAACTGAAAGAGTTGAGAGAGTACTTGGAGAAAACGGAGGAAGTAGATGATGTTTTCAAGAGGAAATTTGCCTTGTACATCTTGGGATGTTTTTTATGCCCAACCACAAAGTCGGGTGTTACTCGATCCCTTATTAATGTTGTTAGTGATGTTGCGGCAATGGCCAATCAGAATTGGGCGAACCTAACCCTAGACTTCTTATGCAAGGGTATACTGGACCAACGCAATAAGGATCATGCACAACCAAGCGGGTGCCTATTCCTCCTGGTG GTTTTCTACTTGGATCGTGTCTCTCCAAGGCCTATAGTTATGCCTTATGTTCGAAAATTCCCTTCTTTGCTTGCTTGGGGTGATTCTGAAATTAAGAGTGTCTTGCATCGGTTTGACCAAATTGGAGGTTATGACAGGGAGGGAGTGGTGGTTCATTTTACactagaggaaaaaaaaagtggcaatGAAGGCGGTATGTCCCAAATTTCAACTGGAGATGTAACTGTGATGACAAATACTCTTGCAACTATAGCAGGTCTTTTGTTGCGTCAAAATATATTAATGGCGAAGCACTTTGGCTCTGAAACGCCTTCTAAGCTACAACCACAAATCGGTCAAGAAATGGACCTAAACAATGTCCACCTTCAAGGAGAATTCTCTGCCCTCCTCGCGGGAGTACATGCATGTGAAACTTCAACACCGAACTTGTTTCAAACCCCTGATCCTGCACTCAACCAATCATCCAAGGCTGTCTCAACAAATCCATGGCTAGCCAGCCACCTTAGCGCTGAAACACCTTCTAAGCTGGAACCACAAACAGCTCAAGAAATGGACCCGAACCATGTCCGCCTTGAAGGAGTATCTTCTCCCCTTCTCACGCAAGTGCATACATGTCAAAGTTCAAGTCCGAACTTGTTTAAAACCCTTGATCATGGCTCTAAAATACCGTCTCCGCTGCAACCACAAACGACTCAAGAAATGGACTTGAACCAAGTCCACCATTCAGGAGAATCCTCTCCCCAATTAACGGGAGTACACAAAAGTGAAACCTCAATACCCAACCAGTTTAAACCTCCCGATCCCAACCAGTTTGATCAATATAACATGGGGACTGACACTCGAAAGAGGAGGATACAATTTGAGGTGGATGAGATTCTAGTTTTACCTTCAGCAATATCGGACTTTAAGTCACGCGGTGGTTTGAGTAGAGGTACCGACACTCGAAAGAGGAAGATACAACAGGACATGGATATGGCTGTATGTTCACCTTCACCGGTAAAGGGCTTTAAGTCGCGTGGTGGTTTGAGTAGAGGTAGGAAAAAAAAGTTGCCGAATGCCAACTATGTCCCGTCTTTCTGTGTTAATGATAATGTGGAAGTGTATGATGAACCACCGCGGTTGCGGCAGCCTAATGAGTTGAAGAAAAGCCAATTCCAACGTTCCCCCTTTACGAAGGATGGTCTTAAGAAGAGGAACCCTCCTAACAAACAAGCACAAACTCAGTCAACGATTATTGCGGACCAACATCAAATTGTGGACAACCTGGATGTCAACGTTCCCACT TTTTGTGGACGCTATGGAAAATTCAAGTCTTTGCAGTTTGCTGGTGTGCAACAGTTGAATCTACAAACCAAG CCGTATTTTCGAGAAACACCTGATTATGCAAGGAAGTCAACCTCGGTACCCTTAAATGACCTTGAAAAGTTGTTCGCGGCATTCATCTTTGATCCTTGCGATCCATTTACTGG GGATTCTTACGTGCATTTGAAATTGTTCTCCATCGAAAGATTTTTTGCAACCCGGTCTGAATTGTGCAGCTTGAAACCCGGAGCATGGATACTAGACACG ATTCTAAATTTGGTAGCCGTGCAAATGACAAATGCGGAAAGGTTGCTCTATCCAGACAAGCGCCACTTCATGTGGTATTTGCCGGTTACTGTATCA AGGCAGATATTAGACAATCCCAACCTCAATGATTGTGATTTGAAGAAGTTATGCGGTAGCTACTTTGGAGATACAAATTTTACTGCTGATCTTAGCTCATGCTCTATG ATATACATACCAACAAATGATCGTGGGAGCCACTGGTTTTGCATCAAAATAGACATGGGCATCCATATGGTTTATATTTTTGATTCAAAGCCCGCTACTCGATCCAATTTGTTTCGTAAGAAACTGACACAACGAGTG CTGGAGGGATTACATCGCGCGTTGCACTTCCAATATGGAGAGTTCTATCAGGTTGATGTCACGAAGTTTAATATTGCTAATGTTGAAAAGCAACCCTTGCAGCATGAGGAGGACGG GTATGATTGTGGGCTATTTGTTATAAAATTCATGCAAGGGTTCAATTTCCCATCCGGTGTACACAAG ATGGACAATACTGAAAGGCCAAGGTTGTTATTGGAATTGTGTGGTGACAAGAATAATCGGGATGCCTTggaggttttaaaaaaatttgaggcaTGGAAGGCAGAAAGAG AGGTTTTGGCAGTTCATAGGAAGGGAAGTTCAGGGGGTGCAAAGGAGCAACTAGCACTTGTTCCAAGGCTGTGGAATGCGGGTTATTACCACCAGAAGAAGATTCAGTTGCAGTTAGAGTAG